In Clostridium ljungdahlii DSM 13528, the genomic window CTCTTGGGAGCTTTTATCAAGTTCTATCTTCGGAGGCTTTTAGTAAACATGGACTTAATGTTCATGGAGTAATTTTTGATGAGTTACATGCGCAGCCAAATAGAGAATTATATGATGTTATGACAAAAGGCAGTGGTGATGCAAGAATGCAGCCGCTGTTCTTTTTAATTACAACTGCTGGAACAGATAGAAATTCTATATGCTATGAGGTACATCAAAAGGCAGAGGATATTTTAAGAGGTAAGAAAATTGATAAAACCTTTTATCCTGTGATATATGGAATTAAAGATGAGGATGATTGGAGTTTAGAAGAAAATTGGTATAAAGCTAATCCTTCACTAGAACATACCATACCTATTGAAAAAGTTAGGGATGCTTTTAATAGTGCAAAGGAAAATCCAGCTGAAGAGAATATATTTAGGCAGCTTAGACTTAATCAATGGGTTAAACAATCTGTAAGATGGATGCCTATGGATGTTTGGAATGAGTGTTCTTTTGAAGTTAATATTGAAAAACTTAAAGGTAGGGAATGTTATGGCGGCTTGGATCTTTCAAGTACTAATGATATTACCGCCTTTGTTTTAGTGTTTCCGCCAATAACTGAGGATGATAAATATTATGTTTTACCTTTCTTCTGGATACCAGAAGATAATTTGAAACTTAGAGTAAAAAGAGATCATGTTCCCTATGATGTATGGAAGAAGCAGGGCTTTCTTGAAACTACAGAAGGAAATGTTATTCACTATGCCTTTATTGAAAATTTTATAGATAAACTTGGAACACAATTTAATATAAAAGAAATAGCCTTTGACCG contains:
- a CDS encoding terminase large subunit; its protein translation is MFDEKKAEKVVKFINNLKHTKGVWHGVSFDLLPWQDKIIKDIFGTVKDNGYRKYNTAYVEIPKKNGKSEIAAAIALYLTCADNEWGAEVYGCAADRQQASIVFDVAVDMVDQCPALKKRIKPVISQKRLVYMPLGSFYQVLSSEAFSKHGLNVHGVIFDELHAQPNRELYDVMTKGSGDARMQPLFFLITTAGTDRNSICYEVHQKAEDILRGKKIDKTFYPVIYGIKDEDDWSLEENWYKANPSLEHTIPIEKVRDAFNSAKENPAEENIFRQLRLNQWVKQSVRWMPMDVWNECSFEVNIEKLKGRECYGGLDLSSTNDITAFVLVFPPITEDDKYYVLPFFWIPEDNLKLRVKRDHVPYDVWKKQGFLETTEGNVIHYAFIENFIDKLGTQFNIKEIAFDRWGAVQMVQNLDGLGFTVVPFGQGYKDMSPPTKELMKITLEQKIAHGGHPVLSWMMDNIFVRTDPAGNIKPDKEKSTEKIDGAVALIMALDRAIRHESKESVYEKRGMRSLLD